Proteins encoded in a region of the Kwoniella shivajii chromosome 3, complete sequence genome:
- a CDS encoding methylthioribulose-1-phosphate dehydratase, with the protein MSNKLTHEEQEALVISDDPEHPANLISELCREFYKLGWVTGTGGGISIRQGENVYLAPSGVQKERIKPEHIFVLPFAQSSVPKPGSKRDFLRIPSKKGLSESQCTPLFWNAFTMREAGACIHTHSQHAVMLTLLHPRDAQSFKISHQEMIKGVRIGGVGKTLSFFNTLEIPIIDNTAVEEDLTESMAAAMEKYPDAPAILVRRHGVYVWGNTWEQAKTQSECLDYLFEIAVKMLLAKLPLVGDN; encoded by the exons ATGTCGAACAAACTCACTCATGAAGAACAGGAAGCACTGGTTATCAGTGATGATCCTGAACAT CCTGCCAACCTGATCTCAGAACTTTGTCGAGAATTCTATA AACTCGGATGGGTCACCGGTACAGGAGGAG GCATCTCCATCCGTCAAGG TGAAAATGTATACCTTGCCCCTTCAGGTGTACAGAAAGAACGAATCAAGCCTGAACATATCTTTGTACTTCCATTTGCTCAATCGTCAGTCCCTAAACCCGGATCCAAGCGAGATTTCCTCAGAATACCCAGTAAAAAG GGATTGAGCGAGTCACAATGTACACCCCTTTTTTGGAACGCATTCACAATGAGAGAAGCGGGTGCTTGTATACATACTCACTCTCAGCATGCTG TCATGTTGACATTGTTACATCCGCGGGATGCTCAGAGCTTCAAGATTTCTCATCAAGAGATGATTAAAGGAGTTAGGATCGGAGGTGTAGGTAAAACATTAAGTTTCTTCAATACGTTGGAGATTCCAATAATCGATAATACAgctgtggaagaagatttgaCTGAAAGTATGGCTGCT GCCATGGAAAAATATCCTGATGCTCCTGCTATCTTGGTCAGAAGGCATGGTGTCTACGTATGGG GTAACACTTGGGAGCAAGCGAAAACACAATCTGAATGTCTTGATTATCTATTCGAAATTGCAGTAAAAATGCTTTTGGCTAAATTACCTTTAGTAGGTGATAATTGA